From the genome of Salvelinus alpinus chromosome 19, SLU_Salpinus.1, whole genome shotgun sequence, one region includes:
- the LOC139545548 gene encoding ras-related protein Rab-35-like isoform X2, translated as MARDYDYLFKLLIIGDSGVGKSSLLLRFADNTFSGSYITTIGVDFKIRTVVINGEKVKLQIWDTAGQERFRTITSTYYRGTHGVIVVYDVTSAESFVNVKRWLHEINQNCDDVCRILVGNKNDDPNSKVVETTDAQKFAEQMSINLFETSAKENINVEEMFNCITELVLRAKKEVLAKQQQQQQNDVVKLSKNSKRKKKCC; from the exons ATGGCCAGGGACTACGATTACCTATTCAAGCTGCTCATCATCGGTGACAGTG GAGTGGGGAAGAGCAGTCTCCTCCTGCGGTTTGCAGACAACACATTTTCAG gtaGTTACATCACCACGATTGGAGTGGACTTCAAGATCCGGACAGTGGTGATCAATGGGGAGAAGGTGAAGCTGCAGATCTGGGATACGGCAGGACAGGAGCGCTTCCGCACCATCACCTCCAC atACTACAGGGGAACGCATGGGGTCATAGTGGTATATGATGTCACGAGTGCCGAGTCCTTTGTCAATGTGAAACGATGGCTACATGAAATCAACCAGAACTGTGATGATGTGTGTCGAATATTAG TGGGAAACAAGAACGACGATCCCAACTCAAAGGTGGTGGAGACGACTGATGCACAGAAGTTTGCAGAGCAGATGAGCATCAACCTCTTTGAGACAAGTGCAAAAGAGAACATCAATGTTGAAGAG ATGTTTAACTGCATCACAGAGTTAGTGCTAAGAGCCAAGAAGGAGGTGCtggccaagcagcagcagcagcaacagaacGACGTGGTCAAACTCTCCAAGAACAGTAAACGAAAGAAAAAGTGCTGCTAG
- the LOC139545548 gene encoding ras-related protein Rab-35-like isoform X1, whose product MARDYDYLFKLLIIGDSGKRIPGMRNGKWASPGVGKSSLLLRFADNTFSGSYITTIGVDFKIRTVVINGEKVKLQIWDTAGQERFRTITSTYYRGTHGVIVVYDVTSAESFVNVKRWLHEINQNCDDVCRILVGNKNDDPNSKVVETTDAQKFAEQMSINLFETSAKENINVEEMFNCITELVLRAKKEVLAKQQQQQQNDVVKLSKNSKRKKKCC is encoded by the exons ATGGCCAGGGACTACGATTACCTATTCAAGCTGCTCATCATCGGTGACAGTGGTAAGCGAATACCGGGGATGCGTAACGGGAAATGGGCCTCTCCAG GAGTGGGGAAGAGCAGTCTCCTCCTGCGGTTTGCAGACAACACATTTTCAG gtaGTTACATCACCACGATTGGAGTGGACTTCAAGATCCGGACAGTGGTGATCAATGGGGAGAAGGTGAAGCTGCAGATCTGGGATACGGCAGGACAGGAGCGCTTCCGCACCATCACCTCCAC atACTACAGGGGAACGCATGGGGTCATAGTGGTATATGATGTCACGAGTGCCGAGTCCTTTGTCAATGTGAAACGATGGCTACATGAAATCAACCAGAACTGTGATGATGTGTGTCGAATATTAG TGGGAAACAAGAACGACGATCCCAACTCAAAGGTGGTGGAGACGACTGATGCACAGAAGTTTGCAGAGCAGATGAGCATCAACCTCTTTGAGACAAGTGCAAAAGAGAACATCAATGTTGAAGAG ATGTTTAACTGCATCACAGAGTTAGTGCTAAGAGCCAAGAAGGAGGTGCtggccaagcagcagcagcagcaacagaacGACGTGGTCAAACTCTCCAAGAACAGTAAACGAAAGAAAAAGTGCTGCTAG